One genomic region from Amycolatopsis sp. FBCC-B4732 encodes:
- a CDS encoding LLM class F420-dependent oxidoreductase, whose product MELGFHLPIFDIDGGTPAIAGELARVGAAAEEAGATWLSFMDHYFQIEPTGLPAESNMLEGYTTLGYLAAHTSRIELGLLVTGVTYRHPGLLAKIVTTLDVVSGGRAALGIGAAWFEREHRGMGVPFPPVAERFERLEETLRICGRMWDPAANGPFEGKHYQLAETLCSPQPIHRPNILIGGSGERKTLRLVAQYGDACNLFGTSPEDVAHKLDVLRRHCDDVGRDYTTIRKTILANNPRPTPETRDDFVRSMAAYAKLGIETAIVTPTTGSPSTWIEGMAPAVPQLDSLG is encoded by the coding sequence ATGGAACTCGGTTTCCACCTGCCCATCTTCGACATCGACGGCGGCACCCCCGCCATCGCCGGCGAGCTCGCCCGGGTGGGCGCGGCGGCGGAGGAGGCCGGTGCGACCTGGTTGTCCTTCATGGACCACTACTTCCAGATCGAACCCACCGGCCTCCCCGCCGAGTCGAACATGCTGGAGGGCTACACGACGCTCGGCTACCTCGCCGCGCACACGTCCCGCATCGAGCTCGGCCTGCTGGTCACGGGCGTGACGTACCGCCACCCCGGCCTGCTCGCGAAGATCGTCACGACCCTCGACGTCGTGTCCGGCGGCCGCGCGGCCCTCGGCATCGGCGCGGCGTGGTTCGAGCGCGAGCACCGGGGCATGGGCGTCCCGTTCCCGCCGGTCGCCGAGCGTTTCGAGCGCCTGGAGGAGACGCTGCGCATCTGCGGCCGGATGTGGGACCCGGCCGCCAACGGCCCGTTCGAGGGCAAGCACTACCAGCTGGCGGAGACGCTCTGTTCGCCGCAGCCGATCCACCGCCCGAACATCCTGATCGGCGGTTCGGGGGAGCGCAAGACGCTGCGCCTGGTCGCCCAGTACGGCGACGCGTGCAACCTGTTCGGCACGTCGCCGGAGGACGTGGCGCACAAGCTGGACGTCCTGCGCCGCCACTGCGACGACGTCGGCCGCGACTACACGACGATCCGCAAGACGATCCTGGCCAACAACCCCCGCCCCACCCCGGAAACGCGAGACGACTTCGTCCGTTCGATGGCGGCCTACGCGAAGCTGGGCATCGAGACGGCGATCGTCACCCCGACGACGGGCTCGCCGTCGACGTGGATCGAGGGCATGGCCCCGGCGGTGCCGCAGCTGGACTCGCTCGGCTGA
- a CDS encoding adenosylhomocysteinase, translated as MPSSVHAGTEWALKHMPLTAAAVAEAAPLLAGRRLAMCLHVEPKTAALVTLLARAGVEVSLTGSPGTTHDDVAAALRELGVRVHTRRADDETGHTRNVALVLECEPDLTLDNGADLTLSLLRSGPPSGWLGGTEETTTGGVRLREERVAHPIVVINDSRLKLLVENEFGVGQSVVQGFLNATNLMVPGMRAAVLGYGPCGKGVADTLSRLGARVAVCEPDPMRALQAILDGHRVASSTEVLADAQAVFTATGAPGVVGAAELAALPDGALIAGVGHFAWEIDAAALRAATVRTVEYGEPGRRTGHVLAGGREIVVLDRGRMLNLTAANGNSIQAMDLGLTLQVRSLAAVAGGLAPGVQPVPAPVEHRIATDLVARLS; from the coding sequence ATGCCTTCATCCGTTCACGCCGGGACCGAGTGGGCGCTCAAGCACATGCCGCTGACCGCCGCCGCGGTCGCGGAAGCCGCGCCCCTGCTCGCCGGGCGGCGCCTGGCGATGTGCCTGCACGTCGAACCCAAGACGGCGGCGCTGGTCACGCTGCTCGCCCGCGCCGGGGTCGAGGTCAGCCTGACCGGCTCGCCCGGCACCACCCACGACGACGTCGCCGCCGCGCTGCGGGAACTCGGGGTGCGCGTGCACACCCGCCGTGCCGACGACGAGACCGGCCACACCCGCAACGTCGCCCTCGTGCTCGAGTGCGAACCCGACCTCACGCTCGACAACGGCGCCGACCTGACGCTTTCGCTGCTGCGCTCGGGTCCGCCGTCCGGCTGGCTCGGCGGTACCGAGGAAACGACGACCGGCGGCGTCCGGCTGCGCGAGGAGCGCGTCGCCCACCCGATCGTCGTGATCAACGACTCGCGGCTGAAACTGCTGGTGGAGAACGAATTCGGCGTCGGGCAGAGCGTCGTGCAGGGATTCCTCAACGCCACCAACCTGATGGTGCCGGGGATGCGCGCGGCGGTGCTCGGCTACGGGCCGTGCGGCAAGGGCGTCGCGGACACGCTGTCGCGCCTCGGCGCGCGCGTCGCGGTGTGCGAACCGGACCCGATGCGGGCGCTGCAGGCCATTTTGGACGGTCACCGCGTCGCCTCGTCGACGGAGGTGCTGGCGGACGCGCAAGCGGTTTTCACCGCGACGGGCGCTCCCGGCGTCGTCGGTGCCGCGGAACTGGCGGCCCTGCCGGACGGTGCGCTGATCGCGGGTGTCGGGCACTTCGCGTGGGAGATCGACGCGGCGGCGCTGCGCGCGGCGACGGTCCGCACGGTCGAGTACGGCGAGCCGGGCCGCCGCACCGGGCACGTGCTGGCCGGCGGCCGCGAGATCGTCGTCCTCGACCGCGGCCGGATGCTCAACCTGACCGCGGCCAACGGCAACTCGATCCAGGCGATGGACCTGGGCCTGACCCTGCAGGTCCGCAGCCTGGCGGCGGTGGCGGGCGGCCTGGCCCCGGGCGTCCAGCCGGTCCCGGCGCCGGTGGAGCACCGGATCGCGACGGACCTGGTGGCGCGGCTGAGCTAG
- a CDS encoding alpha/beta hydrolase produces MKVVDGQRSAYRPPSTFPAPLRRGPVLVMAALAALGGALIPAAAVPALWRIWQLYAMVFGAVAAAGFVAVFVVLGWPTRKTAHFGALTAFVALTLWVLSRPLGLLVRLDPWQPADTVVGFTDYVAAGLQVVALLGFLVVGRRGAHPRPSALRRVSAWIALFPVLVLVILTGAAGTVAAGDGIRGTGASALLDGGTVEYCHPDGVPLAMDLRRPPGSGPAPVVLSLHGGGLLLGNRKPSGPGALLAGTRPDDLTAHGFAVASIDYRLAPAARWPAPLDDARCAVRFLEANAAALAIDPARIAVWGTGAGGTLASLLALTPGTPVRAAAALSAPADFTDLRGTDPVTRASVLVALGRGPETLRSASPLTHPAAGAPPFLVAGGRKSAEFADHLRQAGVAVTTSSDVPAFFATTLR; encoded by the coding sequence ATGAAGGTCGTCGACGGGCAGCGGAGCGCGTACCGCCCGCCGTCGACCTTCCCGGCGCCCCTGCGGCGGGGTCCGGTGCTGGTCATGGCCGCTCTCGCGGCGCTCGGCGGGGCGCTGATCCCGGCCGCCGCGGTGCCCGCGCTCTGGCGGATCTGGCAGCTGTACGCGATGGTTTTCGGTGCCGTCGCCGCGGCCGGGTTCGTCGCCGTGTTCGTGGTGCTCGGTTGGCCGACGCGCAAGACCGCGCACTTCGGCGCGCTCACGGCGTTCGTGGCCCTGACCCTGTGGGTGCTCAGCCGCCCGCTGGGGCTGCTGGTCCGGCTCGATCCCTGGCAGCCGGCGGACACGGTGGTGGGCTTCACCGACTACGTGGCCGCGGGTCTGCAGGTCGTCGCGCTGCTCGGCTTCCTGGTGGTGGGTCGCCGCGGGGCGCACCCACGGCCGTCGGCGCTGCGGCGGGTGTCGGCGTGGATCGCGTTGTTCCCGGTGCTGGTGCTGGTCATCTTGACCGGCGCCGCGGGGACGGTGGCGGCGGGCGACGGCATCCGCGGCACCGGCGCCTCGGCCCTGCTCGACGGCGGCACGGTCGAGTACTGCCACCCGGACGGCGTCCCGCTGGCGATGGACCTCCGCCGTCCACCCGGGAGCGGCCCGGCGCCGGTCGTGCTGTCCCTGCACGGCGGCGGCCTGCTCCTGGGCAACCGCAAGCCGTCCGGGCCGGGCGCGCTGCTCGCCGGGACGCGGCCGGACGACCTGACTGCGCACGGTTTCGCGGTCGCGTCGATCGACTACCGCCTCGCGCCCGCCGCCCGCTGGCCCGCCCCGCTCGACGACGCCCGCTGCGCGGTCCGGTTCCTGGAGGCGAACGCGGCCGCGCTGGCGATCGACCCGGCCCGCATCGCGGTGTGGGGCACCGGCGCGGGCGGCACGCTGGCGTCGCTGCTCGCCCTCACACCCGGCACCCCCGTCCGCGCGGCGGCGGCGCTCTCGGCCCCGGCCGACTTCACGGACCTCCGCGGTACGGACCCGGTGACGCGGGCGTCGGTGCTCGTGGCGCTGGGCCGCGGCCCGGAGACCCTCCGCTCGGCGAGCCCGCTGACCCACCCGGCGGCGGGCGCGCCCCCGTTCCTCGTCGCCGGCGGCCGGAAGTCGGCGGAGTTCGCCGACCACCTGCGCCAGGCGGGTGTCGCGGTCACGACGTCATCGGACGTCCCGGCGTTCTTCGCGACGACGTTGCGCTGA
- a CDS encoding protein kinase domain-containing protein, which translates to MWAPGDVVLGVYEVRDVVTTGGMGLVYRVWHRQWGMELAVKTPRQELVASPADAERFEAEAETWVGLGAHPHLVSCAYVRRVDGTPRVFAEWAGGGSLAEAVRDRALYGDGHRPAVRRILDLAIQTAWGLRHAHERGVVHQDVKPANIMLDTGGAAKVTDFGLANVAGGGGLTPEYCSPEQARGETPGPATDVWSWAVSVFEMFAGGPPAMFGHAAAGVFAQFLEAGPADPVLPPVPPGVADLLRRCFAENPAARPAGFGELADELAELYRATVFEPYPRQRPDEAPLLADALSNRALSLLDLGRAEQADELWAEALRADPHHPHATYNRGLRRWRSGAQTDRQLLAELDAVRLSHEGDRTADHLIAAVHIERGDKEAALRLLDDLPDGPDTALARALPDREVTERPGIIHSNLAHPLALSADGRVAAVTFQQRQAEVWALPEGRVRHHLTGHENRLRSQSLSADGRVLVSADEAGQVRVWDTTTGECTRVADLPAVAVEAVAVSPDGTVVAVVGGDGSVRVLGDAVELVRAGRPESEYGRGWGIAVTADNERLVVFDGFDWTLRVLAARTGDELWRVGGLRQNCAISPSARYALSATHDDKVVLLDLATGDVEVVGSALLWNKGFSWLAVSDDGRTAVNTFDVVLQGWRLDEGRCTFSTTVHSRNTMSVVADAGGRTALVLLGTRTPQTVHTTVVVHVPEPGPAAPWSYARPQPTDRMAGDALAAAENLGLAAEFLDTGRLADARRQLDVVRAMPAYRRHPELRTLWRRVGGLSERTALAGVWPTRRFDAVLHGRTALTRDVHYAFADFFGRGVRVVDLRTGEVVAAPDRHELDLERATACADDRHVLTTDSDGADVLWDLRTARRAGVVVRDDAGNPVLKDENPAFEFVRGDGLSILRNRRTGRPLHGWAVREDERLVLSGSVAVLVKDDGRAWVLDAGDFTSVRQARVYPGESSLVASADGRVLVGTRLGFDNTGEIVLSIAGPAEAVAQVADDRVTSLALSADGDLLLTASSRLLRLWHLPSGGLVTEIECGEDVIAAELSPDGCAAVAILGYHHLQCWELDWDYRG; encoded by the coding sequence ATGTGGGCCCCGGGGGACGTGGTGCTCGGGGTGTACGAGGTCCGTGACGTCGTCACGACCGGCGGCATGGGCCTGGTCTACCGCGTGTGGCACCGGCAGTGGGGCATGGAGCTGGCGGTCAAGACCCCGCGCCAAGAGCTGGTCGCGTCCCCGGCCGACGCCGAACGGTTCGAGGCCGAGGCGGAGACCTGGGTCGGCCTCGGCGCGCACCCGCACCTGGTGAGCTGCGCCTACGTCCGCCGCGTCGACGGCACGCCCCGGGTGTTCGCCGAATGGGCGGGCGGCGGCAGCCTCGCCGAGGCCGTCCGCGACCGCGCGCTCTACGGCGACGGCCACCGCCCGGCGGTGCGCCGGATCCTCGACCTGGCGATCCAGACCGCGTGGGGCCTCAGACACGCGCACGAGCGCGGGGTGGTCCACCAGGACGTCAAGCCCGCCAACATCATGCTCGACACCGGCGGCGCGGCGAAGGTCACCGACTTCGGCCTCGCGAACGTCGCCGGCGGCGGGGGCCTGACCCCGGAGTACTGCTCGCCCGAGCAGGCCCGGGGCGAAACGCCCGGCCCGGCGACCGACGTCTGGTCGTGGGCGGTGAGCGTGTTCGAGATGTTCGCCGGCGGGCCGCCCGCGATGTTCGGGCACGCGGCGGCCGGCGTCTTCGCGCAGTTCCTCGAGGCCGGTCCCGCCGACCCCGTCCTCCCGCCGGTGCCGCCGGGGGTCGCCGACCTGCTGCGGCGGTGCTTCGCCGAGAACCCGGCGGCCCGGCCCGCGGGCTTCGGCGAACTCGCCGACGAACTCGCCGAGCTCTACCGCGCCACGGTCTTCGAGCCCTACCCGCGGCAGCGGCCGGACGAAGCCCCGCTGCTCGCCGACGCGCTGTCCAACCGGGCGCTGTCCCTGCTGGACCTCGGGCGCGCCGAGCAGGCGGACGAGCTCTGGGCGGAGGCGCTGCGGGCCGACCCGCACCACCCGCACGCGACCTACAACCGCGGCCTGCGCCGGTGGCGGTCCGGCGCGCAGACCGACCGGCAGCTGCTCGCCGAGCTGGACGCGGTGCGGCTGAGCCACGAAGGCGACCGGACCGCCGACCACCTGATCGCCGCCGTCCACATCGAACGCGGGGACAAGGAAGCGGCGCTCCGCCTGCTGGACGACCTGCCGGACGGCCCGGACACCGCGCTCGCCCGCGCGCTGCCGGACCGCGAGGTCACCGAGCGGCCCGGCATCATCCACAGCAACCTGGCGCACCCGCTCGCGCTGAGCGCCGACGGCCGGGTGGCCGCGGTGACGTTCCAGCAGCGCCAGGCCGAAGTCTGGGCGCTGCCGGAGGGCCGGGTGCGCCACCACCTGACGGGCCACGAAAACCGCCTGCGGTCCCAGTCGCTGAGCGCCGACGGCCGGGTGCTGGTCTCCGCCGACGAGGCCGGGCAGGTGCGGGTCTGGGACACGACGACGGGGGAGTGCACCCGGGTCGCCGACCTGCCGGCGGTCGCGGTCGAAGCCGTCGCGGTCAGCCCGGACGGGACCGTGGTGGCCGTTGTCGGCGGCGACGGATCGGTGCGCGTGCTGGGCGACGCCGTGGAGCTGGTCCGCGCCGGGCGCCCGGAGTCCGAGTACGGCCGGGGCTGGGGGATCGCGGTCACCGCGGACAACGAGCGCCTGGTCGTCTTCGACGGCTTCGATTGGACCTTGCGGGTACTGGCGGCCCGCACCGGCGACGAGCTGTGGCGGGTCGGCGGGCTGCGGCAGAACTGCGCGATCAGCCCCTCCGCCCGGTACGCGCTTTCGGCCACCCACGACGACAAGGTGGTTCTGCTGGACCTCGCGACCGGTGACGTCGAGGTCGTCGGGAGCGCCCTGCTGTGGAACAAGGGCTTCAGCTGGCTCGCCGTCAGCGACGACGGCCGCACCGCGGTGAACACCTTCGACGTCGTGCTCCAGGGCTGGCGGCTGGACGAGGGCCGGTGCACGTTCTCCACGACGGTCCACTCCCGCAACACGATGAGCGTCGTCGCGGACGCCGGGGGGCGCACGGCACTGGTCCTGCTCGGCACCCGCACCCCGCAGACCGTGCACACCACGGTGGTCGTCCACGTGCCCGAGCCGGGGCCCGCCGCGCCGTGGAGCTACGCGCGCCCGCAGCCGACCGACCGGATGGCCGGCGACGCGCTGGCCGCCGCGGAGAACCTCGGCCTGGCCGCGGAATTCCTCGACACCGGCCGGCTCGCCGACGCCCGGCGGCAGCTGGACGTCGTGCGCGCGATGCCCGCCTACCGGCGCCACCCGGAGCTCCGGACGCTGTGGCGGCGGGTGGGCGGCCTCAGCGAGCGGACCGCGCTCGCGGGCGTGTGGCCGACCCGCCGCTTCGACGCCGTCCTGCACGGCCGGACGGCGCTCACCCGCGACGTCCACTACGCCTTCGCGGACTTCTTCGGCCGCGGTGTCCGGGTCGTCGACCTGCGCACCGGCGAGGTGGTGGCCGCCCCGGACCGGCACGAGCTGGACCTCGAGCGCGCGACGGCCTGCGCGGACGACCGCCACGTGCTCACGACGGACTCGGACGGCGCCGACGTCCTGTGGGACCTCCGGACGGCCCGCCGCGCCGGCGTCGTCGTGCGCGACGACGCCGGGAACCCCGTGCTGAAGGACGAAAACCCGGCGTTCGAGTTCGTGCGAGGGGACGGCCTCAGCATCCTGCGCAACCGCCGGACGGGCCGCCCGCTGCACGGCTGGGCGGTCCGCGAGGACGAGCGCCTGGTCCTGTCCGGGTCGGTCGCCGTACTGGTCAAGGACGACGGCCGGGCCTGGGTGCTGGACGCCGGCGACTTCACGTCGGTGCGCCAGGCGCGCGTGTACCCCGGCGAGTCGTCGCTCGTCGCGAGCGCGGACGGCCGCGTCCTCGTCGGCACCCGCCTGGGCTTCGACAACACGGGGGAGATCGTGCTGTCCATCGCGGGCCCGGCCGAAGCCGTGGCCCAGGTGGCGGACGACCGGGTGACGTCGCTGGCCCTCAGCGCGGACGGCGACCTCCTGCTCACGGCGTCCTCCCGGCTGCTGCGCCTGTGGCACCTGCCCAGCGGCGGCCTGGTCACCGAAATAGAGTGCGGCGAGGACGTGATCGCGGCGGAGCTGTCGCCCGACGGCTGCGCGGCGGTGGCCATCCTGGGGTACCACCACCTGCAGTGCTGGGAACTGGACTGGGACTACCGCGGGTAG
- a CDS encoding DUF7019 family protein produces MGSTLSFQYYLYVSDSKVDMLLAQLAPGFTHKRTTELSVSLKLFGGKQAREAPAGGERTAKLQRVVRYLEEHGDLGTVEEPGQFFWGLLPMNWGPFPAEPTLAYFGGTTGRTVVGLGGSGHHILGGGAPAASGVPRSVMPSLLAGLRSDPGIAALTEAIKHEDDGAHKGALAAVQRANEAMPGPDQNLEFVAKRLLHGPSPTTDGVTVLLGTPLYVAQVD; encoded by the coding sequence ATGGGAAGCACGTTGTCGTTCCAGTACTACCTGTACGTCAGTGACAGCAAAGTCGACATGCTGCTCGCGCAGCTGGCGCCGGGCTTCACCCACAAGCGCACGACCGAGCTGAGCGTGAGCCTGAAGCTCTTCGGGGGCAAGCAGGCCCGGGAGGCGCCCGCGGGTGGCGAGCGCACCGCGAAGCTGCAGCGGGTCGTCCGCTACCTCGAAGAGCACGGCGACCTCGGCACGGTCGAGGAACCCGGCCAGTTCTTCTGGGGCCTGCTGCCGATGAACTGGGGACCGTTCCCCGCCGAGCCGACGCTCGCCTACTTCGGCGGCACCACCGGGCGGACCGTCGTCGGGCTCGGCGGGTCCGGGCACCACATCCTCGGCGGTGGCGCCCCGGCCGCGTCCGGGGTGCCGCGGTCGGTGATGCCGTCGCTGCTCGCCGGGCTGCGCAGCGATCCCGGGATCGCTGCGCTGACCGAAGCGATCAAGCACGAGGACGACGGGGCGCACAAGGGCGCGCTGGCCGCCGTGCAGCGGGCCAACGAGGCCATGCCGGGGCCGGACCAGAACCTCGAGTTCGTCGCCAAGCGGCTGCTGCACGGGCCCAGCCCCACGACCGACGGCGTCACCGTCCTGCTCGGCACCCCGCTGTACGTGGCGCAGGTGGACTAG
- a CDS encoding YdcF family protein, producing the protein MNPALLPLAAAVFCFAVFLVSFLLDRRKLRNGFYLFFALAFFGLTLLALLASISPEAAAFVALGLVALIPLTIVVLAVFLIGNGVTMLRREGRRPANLLSLAAGVGIVALIVFDFVVGQLGWAPLEAVRDSVDGIVAYLSFLFVCFLLYSLVYGRIRTRRPLDFVVVLGSGLLGGKNVPPLLAARLDRGRRVLDAECRKGREPLLVTSGGQGPGEDLPESHAMADYLTGRGVPRERIVLEDRSRTTRENLTFSAGLMRERRADYRCVVVTNNFHVLRAALLARKTKVNGQVIGAPTAWYFWPSATLREFAAIIVDHRILNGIVCATIVLASVLKAV; encoded by the coding sequence GTGAACCCGGCCCTGCTCCCGCTCGCCGCGGCTGTCTTCTGCTTCGCCGTCTTCCTGGTCAGCTTCCTGCTCGACCGCCGCAAGCTGCGCAACGGCTTCTATCTGTTCTTCGCACTCGCGTTCTTCGGGCTGACGCTGCTCGCGCTGCTGGCGTCGATTTCGCCGGAGGCCGCGGCTTTCGTCGCGCTCGGGCTGGTCGCGCTGATCCCGCTGACCATCGTCGTGCTCGCGGTGTTCCTGATCGGCAACGGCGTGACGATGCTGCGCCGCGAAGGCCGCCGCCCGGCGAACCTGCTGTCCCTGGCCGCCGGCGTGGGCATCGTGGCGCTGATCGTGTTCGACTTCGTGGTCGGGCAGCTGGGCTGGGCGCCGCTGGAAGCGGTCCGCGACAGCGTCGACGGCATCGTCGCGTACCTGTCGTTCCTCTTCGTCTGCTTCCTGCTGTATTCGCTGGTCTACGGCCGGATCCGCACCCGCCGCCCGCTGGACTTCGTGGTGGTGCTCGGCTCCGGCCTGCTCGGCGGCAAGAACGTGCCGCCGTTGCTGGCCGCCCGCCTCGACCGCGGCCGCCGGGTGCTCGACGCCGAGTGCCGCAAGGGCCGCGAGCCACTGCTGGTCACCTCGGGCGGGCAGGGCCCGGGCGAAGACCTGCCGGAGTCGCACGCGATGGCGGACTACCTCACCGGCCGCGGCGTGCCGCGCGAGCGGATCGTGCTGGAAGACCGTTCGCGCACCACGCGGGAGAACCTGACGTTCAGCGCCGGCCTCATGCGCGAGCGGCGGGCGGACTACCGGTGCGTCGTGGTCACCAACAACTTCCACGTCCTGCGCGCGGCGCTGCTGGCCCGCAAGACCAAGGTGAACGGCCAGGTCATCGGCGCACCGACGGCGTGGTACTTCTGGCCGAGCGCGACGCTGCGCGAATTCGCCGCGATCATCGTGGACCACCGGATCCTCAACGGGATCGTGTGCGCGACGATCGTGCTGGCGAGCGTGCTGAAGGCGGTCTGA
- a CDS encoding phosphatase PAP2 family protein, with protein sequence MVPVRRWPVVAAACAVVLTAVYFLAVWTVPGQELENAALRGADEAAARDQAVADASLSRITLVSLVAAVVVVALVGLLRRRLDLAFAAAGVIVAGQLVTQVLKRYVLPRPRLVEVTGHYAANSLPSGHTTIAMTVLFAALIVVPYRWRGVTLFFLLSWAVGIGAYTVTAKWHRLSDTLAADAIALALACLASWWLARRGAISRHDGPRRIPRVLVVTVAVLGAVVFFGLGTVLIGASLAGGGYAETVRDNAWVVYLAANSFASFGSVAAALVFLATWRRLEVA encoded by the coding sequence GTGGTTCCCGTCCGTCGCTGGCCGGTCGTCGCCGCCGCGTGCGCCGTCGTCCTGACCGCGGTCTACTTCCTGGCCGTCTGGACGGTGCCCGGTCAGGAGCTGGAGAACGCCGCGCTGCGCGGTGCCGACGAGGCCGCCGCGCGCGACCAGGCCGTCGCCGACGCGAGCCTGAGCCGGATCACGCTGGTCTCGCTGGTGGCCGCCGTCGTCGTGGTCGCGCTGGTCGGCTTGCTGCGCCGCCGCCTGGACCTCGCGTTCGCGGCGGCCGGCGTGATCGTCGCGGGCCAGCTCGTGACGCAGGTCCTCAAGCGGTACGTGCTGCCGCGGCCGCGGCTCGTCGAGGTGACCGGGCACTACGCCGCCAACAGCCTGCCGAGCGGGCACACGACGATCGCGATGACCGTGCTGTTCGCCGCCCTGATCGTGGTGCCCTACCGCTGGCGCGGGGTCACGCTGTTCTTCCTGCTGTCCTGGGCGGTCGGCATCGGCGCGTACACGGTGACGGCGAAGTGGCACCGGCTGTCCGACACGCTCGCCGCGGACGCGATCGCCCTCGCGCTGGCCTGCCTGGCGTCGTGGTGGCTCGCGCGGCGCGGGGCGATCAGCCGTCACGACGGGCCGCGCCGGATCCCGCGGGTGCTCGTGGTGACCGTCGCCGTCCTCGGTGCCGTGGTGTTCTTCGGCCTCGGCACCGTCCTCATCGGAGCGTCGCTGGCCGGCGGCGGGTACGCGGAAACGGTGCGGGACAACGCCTGGGTCGTCTACCTGGCCGCGAACTCGTTCGCCTCTTTCGGTTCCGTCGCCGCGGCACTGGTGTTCCTGGCGACCTGGCGACGGCTGGAGGTCGCGTGA